From Pan troglodytes isolate AG18354 chromosome 11, NHGRI_mPanTro3-v2.0_pri, whole genome shotgun sequence, the proteins below share one genomic window:
- the LOC129135958 gene encoding uncharacterized protein LOC129135958 produces the protein MTLPWPSPGPSLVLPGPSMPWPCPHPALALHWSCPALALPWPRPCLLPGLAFALPWPDPRPTESMKWPWTCLAILCPGPVLSPPCFGPALALALLLVLPLLWPCSVFGHAMCYPSPALPWPWPYHGLLLSWPGPTLAFSTLALPFLDLALPWPCPALALVLPYPGPGSALTLALLWILSGSAFSLALPLLWPCPWPSLDPDPGPDNPQV, from the coding sequence ATGACCCTGCCGTGGCCCTCTCCTGGCCCTTCCTTGGTCCTGCCTGGCCCTTCCAtgccctggccttgccctcaCCCTGCATTGGCCCTGCACtggtcctgccctgccctggcacTGCCTTGGCCCCggccctgccttctccctggcCTTGCCtttgccctgccctggcctgacCCCAGGCCTACTGAGTCCATGAAATGGCCCTGGACCTGCCTTGCCATCCTCTGTCCTGGCCCTGTATTGTCCCCACCATGCTTTGGTCCAGCGCTTGCCCTAGCCCTGTTGCTAGTCCTGCCACTGCTATGGCCCTGCTCTGTTTTTGGCCATGCCATGTGCTACCctagccctgccctgccttggccttggCCCTACCATGGCCTTCTCCTATCCTGGCCTGGCCCTACCCTGGCCTTTTCTACCCTGGCCTTGCCCTTCCTTGAtcttgccctgccctggccttgccctgccctggccttggTTTTGCCTTATCCTGGTCCTGGTTCTGCCCTGACCCTGGCCTTGCTCTGGATCCTCTCTGGTTCTGCTttctccctggccctgcccttacTCTGGCCCTGTCCCTGGCCCAGCCTTGACCCTGACCCTGGCCCTGACAATCCCCAGGTCTGA